From the genome of Aliarcobacter lanthieri:
AAAACCATAATAATCAAAGTTATTCTTATGTTTATTAATATAAGTACTGGCAATAGTTGACTTTCCAATTCCTCCAATTCCCTTTATTAAAAGTGTATTATCTGAAATTAGTAGCTTATCTTCTATTTCTATTAACTCTTTTTTTCTTCCTATACAAGTAGATTTACCTAATTTTAGGCTCAATTGATTTGGAATTTTTTTAACATTATTTATAATTGTAATAGTACTATTATAATTATTATTAAAACTATTAGATATAGATTTAGGCATTATTTAATCTTTATAGGTGAATTTACATTATCTTTAAAACTATTAGTTACCTTAGCACCTTTTCCCAAGTCGGCATCTATTCCTGAATTTTCTAATCTCTTAAAAGAATCGTTAATAGTTTTTCCTTCCATTAAAGATTTTATCTTTTTAACTAAATTTTCATCTTCTAGTAGTATTTCTAACGCACCATTGAATTTTTCTTTTTGGTTACTAGAAAGGTACTCAGATAGTTTGTTAAATGAGGAACCTAAAATTACTTTCAAACTATCATAAACTGTATTACCTACAATTCCACTTGCTATTGATGTTGAAACAAATTGTATTATTTCTTGCATTTATTTCCTTTTTAACTTCTAAGACAACTATTTATTAAACACACATTATATACAAAATAGCCTGAGAATCAACAAATAACATGTACAAAAAGTTTCGTACATCAAAATGTCTATAAACACTGTTAAAAGAACTACTAAAATTTTCAGAAAGAACTAAAAAAGTTACTCTTTAGGCTTAAATATAATGCTTTCATATCTATATAAAGTGAATAATTAATTATTTATAATCCAATAAAAATATACAAAATCTAAAATTTACAAAAAAACTATTCATCAAAAGTGACTTTTATTGTTTTAATTATCTTGAATAAAGAAATTAAAAGTAAAAAGGTTTTTTATGTTTAAAAAAATAGGATTAATTTTTTTTGGATTAGTAACTTTAATAAATGCTTCAAGTAAATGTCCAGATATACAAGATTTAAAACAACATAATGGACACTATTATGGAATAACAACTAATACTATGACTTTTGATGAAGCTAAAAAATTTGCTGAAAGTAAAGGAGGATATATAGCTATACCAAATAATGCTGCTGAGAATACTTTTTTAAAAAGTATTTTAGGTGGTAGAAAAGGTGGTTGGATTGGAGTTTATGATCCAAGTTATAGTGCAAGTTATTCATATTCAGTTGGGCAAAAGAAAAATTCTTCAAGATTTAGAGATATAAAAGGTAATGCTTTATCTTATTCCTATTGGGAAAGTTCACAACCAGATAATTTAGTTGAAGAATATGATACATACAATGGACAACAAAGAGTATCTCCTTTAGGAGAACATTGGGTAGCTATGGATGGAAATAGTGGAAGATGGTGGGATTATGGAAATCACTTTGGAATAGGAAATGCTAAATATTATGTTTTGTTAGAATTTGATTCTGTTCCTACTTGCTTTGAAGATTTATCATCAAATGTTACAGATACTTTTACAAATAAAAAATGTAGTACTCAAATATGGGATAACAAAACTGGTAACTTAGAAACTGGAACTATATTTGATTGTAGAACAGACAGTTACGGTAATACTTATTGCCCATCAGCATTATCACAATGTGGACAAGAATGGGACTATGATAACGGCTTTAGTGTTGCTGGAGTAGGGCAAGTAGTTGATTATACAGACAAAGAAGTTCATATTGAAATTGTACCTGCAAATTGTAATTGTGGATATTATTTTTCTTGTCAGTATGGGTTTTTGTATAATCATTTTTTTACAAAAACACGAGCAGAGTCAGAATCCTATTTTTTGCAATGTGTTGCTCAAGGTGGTTTTGGTTTAAATGTAGGCTTTTATCAGTGTGCCGATGGAGTTGAGCCAAAAACAATAGGAATGACTACTCAGAACATTCAAATACCTACAGATATGAGCTGTAAAACAGAGATAGCAACAAAAAAATGCAGTCCTGGCTATACAGAAACAACAAGTTCTGAAACTTCAAAAGGAGAATGTAAAAAGACTATAGAATATACTTACTATAACTATCTATGTAATAACTCAAAAAATGAACAAGGATATAACTATACTCCAATAAACTCTGGTGGAAATTGTAATAAAATAGATTCAAATAATACAACTGCCAATCCTGAACTTACTAATCCTTGTAATAACTCAACTCCTCCAGTAAATAATTGTAAAAGAGAAAAATTTATGTGTCAAGCAAATAAAGATCGTCCTTGCTCTTTTGTAGATAACTCTTGGCAATGTAGTCCATTTCCTTGTTTTGGTGGGAATGATATTGTTCCTGAAGGAGATGTAGAAGGAGCTAATGATAAAAACAATGATGGATGGAATGAAAATGGTATGTGTGATGGACAAATATATATATTTAATGGAAAAGATAGAAGATGTAGAAGTTCAGATACTTTTTTTGGATTAGCTGGTGGTGGTTGTTGCGATAAAGATAAAGTATTTATGGGATTAATAGAATGTAAAGAAAATGAAAAATTACTTGCAAAACAAAATAAAGCCGAATTATGTACTGAAATAGGTGAGTATTGTTCTAAAAAAATAAATCTTGGATTTGCAAAAATATGTGTTCAAAAATCTAAAGGACATTGTTGTTTTGGTAGTAAACTTGCAAGATTTGTACATGAACAAGGTCGTTCACAAATAGGAATAGAATGGGGAAGTCCTGAAAGTCCACAATGTAGAGGTTTTACTCCAGAGGAGTTTCAAAAATTAGATTTCTCAAAAATTGATTTAACAGGTGCTTTTGATATGCCAGAAATAAATCAAACAGATTTAACAAATAAGATTAATAATACTGTTGAAAATTTCAAAAATATGGTTAGTAGTGGAAATAATTAGGTATAAGGAGGAAATATGTCAAGAGATACTGGATTTGATGGTAGAGATATAGAGTGGCATAATAAAGGCTATAGTAAAGATATAGAATTTGATAAATCAAAAGAGAATAGAGATAAAAATGTAAAAGAGTTAAATTGTGGAAGTCCTATGGGATTTATTTCTAGTTTACAAGAGATTAGCGTTCAGGAAAACTTACTAGATGGAAGTATAGATAAAAATTTATTTACTCTCCAAAAAACAATCTGTGCTTTAAGAAATGGAATGAATTTAGGATTTACTTCAAGCCTTACAATTATATTGCATATAGTTTTTTGTTATATATTCTCTTTTGAATATATTATAAATTTATTTAAAAGTAATGAGATTATGGGATTATTTATAAAGTATTTACCTGCCATTGTAACTATTGCTATAACTGTTTATATATCAAACTTAAGTAAATATGCTGTTGGTGATTATACTGCTAGAGCATTAAAAATATTTTATATTGGTAAAATGACATCTACTGTAATGGTTGGTTTCGTGACTTTTTTATCTTTTATATATTTAGAAGTTTTATTAAATAAAATTAGTTTTAATAACTCAATGATATATGCAAAGAATATGTTTTATAGTGATATTAACACTATTTACTATATTACAATAATGCTTATTTTAATATCTTCATTCTTACCTTTCTTGTTCTATGGGTTTAGAAAGTTTTTGTTTAATTCTAGTGAAAAATTTAAATATGATGAGTATTGATTTTGGATTGTAGATTATTAAATGCTTCTAGGGAATTAAATACATATCTTAGCAACTTATTAAAAAGTGAGAAGCATCCAAAAATAGTTAATTACACAAATATTGGTAAAGGTTTTACTCTTAATGATTTAAAAAAAGAAGAGTTTATAGATATCAATTTAGATAATGACCATAGACGAGGGCATGTTATTGGTTTTGGAACAACTGGAGCTGGAAAATCAAGATTTATTGAGAATATGGTTGAACAAGATATTATGGTTCAAGGAAATTGTGTAGTTATTATTGATCCAAAGATTGATAATGCTTTATTAAGTAGAACATATCAAGCTGCTGTTCGTTCTGGAAATGAAAAGGCATTTATGCTTTTATCACCAGTTCATCCTCATCTATCTATAAAACTAAATCCAATGAGTCAATATTATATGGATGAAGAGATTGTTGGACATATTGTATCTGCTATTGAAACTAGTGGAGATGTTTTCTTCTATAATATTGCTTTGGAGGTTTCTACTGCGATTGTTAAATCAAGATTACTTATTAAAAAATATATAAAAGATCATACACCTTTAAGTTTTAGAGAAATATATAAATATGTAAGCCACGATGGATTGTTACAATTAAAAGAAAATCTTGAAAAAATTAGTAATTCAAGAGATAGAGATTTAGAAGATATGGTCAATTTGATAAATAATGTTTTAGGTT
Proteins encoded in this window:
- the traN gene encoding conjugal transfer protein TraN gives rise to the protein MFKKIGLIFFGLVTLINASSKCPDIQDLKQHNGHYYGITTNTMTFDEAKKFAESKGGYIAIPNNAAENTFLKSILGGRKGGWIGVYDPSYSASYSYSVGQKKNSSRFRDIKGNALSYSYWESSQPDNLVEEYDTYNGQQRVSPLGEHWVAMDGNSGRWWDYGNHFGIGNAKYYVLLEFDSVPTCFEDLSSNVTDTFTNKKCSTQIWDNKTGNLETGTIFDCRTDSYGNTYCPSALSQCGQEWDYDNGFSVAGVGQVVDYTDKEVHIEIVPANCNCGYYFSCQYGFLYNHFFTKTRAESESYFLQCVAQGGFGLNVGFYQCADGVEPKTIGMTTQNIQIPTDMSCKTEIATKKCSPGYTETTSSETSKGECKKTIEYTYYNYLCNNSKNEQGYNYTPINSGGNCNKIDSNNTTANPELTNPCNNSTPPVNNCKREKFMCQANKDRPCSFVDNSWQCSPFPCFGGNDIVPEGDVEGANDKNNDGWNENGMCDGQIYIFNGKDRRCRSSDTFFGLAGGGCCDKDKVFMGLIECKENEKLLAKQNKAELCTEIGEYCSKKINLGFAKICVQKSKGHCCFGSKLARFVHEQGRSQIGIEWGSPESPQCRGFTPEEFQKLDFSKIDLTGAFDMPEINQTDLTNKINNTVENFKNMVSSGNN